One genomic region from Terriglobus aquaticus encodes:
- a CDS encoding TonB-dependent receptor, which produces MRVIQAGFGNNIRSRGLATAAVVCAVACLPAAVAGQAARSAPLRVVVVDPSGAKVPNAQVQVFQSRTQDDVVVKTLRTDRAGELLLTLPAGAYSLRIGATGFQDARQAVEIGTEEREPVVVRLRIAAKAETVNVASGETGDGSISDGQAIVLRANELAALSNDPTVLQQQINALVQTDDGSAPELRVDGFSNGRLPPKSAIREIRVNQNAYSAQFDQRGNSVVDVFTRPGGQKLQGSVYLSGNADPMNARNPFLPTAPSYQSTFLDANVNGPMGKGTSFFAGTTVNDLQNNAAVNASVLDANFNVVPFSQTVADPLLTRSANLRIDHQFGERNTLTARAEWSGTHQENGGLGAGELVLPSAGYTADSKTFALQVGNTTVASTRTVVESRFQYRRTWTEQTPNSTDPALVVQGAFTGGGSATQGLRDVLDNYEWQEYVSSDRGRHYLRGGVRYRLTRDSNTSTAAFNGQYTFASIEAYQTTVRGLAQGQTPAQIRAAGGGASQYNVTAGQPSAVISTGDLGVYFEDEWKVSQNFSLTSGLRYESQYGIPDHNDPAPRLGFALTVVGRKGTPLVRLRGGVGFFYDRFGAGNILTAARENGVLQQTVFLQNPDTFPGPPAPGGSGVVTFAAQGRPSTVYQIAPGFHSPYVLGEGVTAERVLFGGRASVSFTREHGTHQLLSRNANAPLNGVRPLGGSQNVYQFASLGTSDTTTLAPSYTRSFGSHGFVWVNYSFRFREAAGFGPGSFVSNSYDVSADYGRTPYMTRHRLFVGSSYNLPWNFSGTAFLSMHSATRFNVTTGQDNNGDSIFNDRPAFATDLSRPTVVRTAIGNFDTAPVAGQRVIPIDYGVAPGLVSVQGQFGREFIFGPRLAAEPTAPGAKPAPPDRFFHCFFGVQVQNLLNHVNRSMPIGQLSSPYFGRSLSLNAEQSQTTAANRVVNAFLSLRF; this is translated from the coding sequence GTGCGCGTTATACAAGCAGGGTTCGGAAACAACATACGCAGCCGCGGCCTGGCGACTGCGGCGGTGGTGTGCGCCGTGGCGTGCCTGCCTGCGGCGGTTGCCGGACAGGCGGCCAGATCCGCGCCGTTGCGGGTGGTGGTGGTGGACCCGTCTGGAGCGAAGGTGCCGAATGCCCAGGTGCAGGTGTTCCAGTCGCGCACCCAGGACGACGTGGTTGTAAAGACGCTGCGCACGGATCGCGCCGGCGAGCTGCTGCTGACGCTGCCCGCAGGGGCGTACAGCTTGCGGATTGGCGCGACCGGGTTTCAGGACGCGCGGCAGGCGGTCGAGATCGGAACGGAAGAGCGTGAGCCGGTGGTGGTGCGGCTGCGGATTGCGGCCAAGGCGGAGACGGTCAACGTCGCGAGCGGCGAGACGGGTGATGGCTCGATCTCAGACGGCCAGGCGATTGTGTTGCGGGCGAACGAACTGGCGGCACTGTCGAACGATCCAACGGTGTTGCAGCAACAGATCAATGCACTGGTGCAGACGGACGATGGATCCGCTCCGGAGCTGCGGGTAGACGGGTTCAGCAACGGGCGGCTGCCACCCAAGTCTGCGATTCGCGAGATCCGGGTGAACCAGAATGCATATTCTGCGCAGTTCGATCAGCGGGGCAACTCGGTGGTGGACGTGTTTACGCGGCCGGGCGGGCAGAAGCTCCAGGGCAGCGTGTACCTGAGCGGGAACGCGGACCCGATGAATGCGCGCAATCCGTTTCTGCCCACGGCGCCGTCGTACCAGTCCACCTTTCTGGACGCGAACGTGAACGGGCCGATGGGCAAAGGCACGTCCTTCTTTGCGGGGACGACGGTTAACGACCTGCAAAACAATGCAGCGGTGAATGCCTCGGTGCTGGACGCGAACTTCAACGTCGTCCCGTTTTCGCAGACGGTGGCGGATCCGTTGCTGACGCGGTCGGCGAATCTGCGGATCGATCACCAGTTTGGCGAGCGCAACACACTGACCGCCCGGGCGGAGTGGTCCGGAACGCACCAGGAGAACGGCGGGCTGGGCGCGGGGGAACTGGTGCTGCCCTCCGCCGGATACACGGCCGACAGCAAGACATTTGCGTTGCAGGTAGGCAATACGACCGTAGCAAGCACGCGAACGGTGGTGGAAAGCCGGTTTCAGTATCGGCGGACCTGGACGGAGCAGACTCCGAACAGCACGGACCCGGCGCTGGTGGTGCAGGGCGCGTTCACCGGGGGCGGCAGCGCAACGCAGGGCTTGCGAGATGTGCTGGACAACTACGAATGGCAGGAGTACGTGAGTTCGGATCGCGGCCGGCATTACCTGCGCGGCGGCGTGCGATATCGGCTGACGCGGGACAGTAATACGTCGACCGCGGCGTTCAACGGGCAGTACACGTTTGCGTCGATCGAGGCGTACCAGACGACGGTACGCGGCCTGGCACAGGGGCAGACGCCGGCACAGATACGGGCCGCGGGCGGAGGTGCGTCGCAGTACAACGTGACCGCGGGTCAGCCTTCGGCGGTGATCTCGACGGGCGACCTGGGCGTGTATTTCGAAGACGAGTGGAAGGTGTCGCAGAACTTCTCGTTGACGAGCGGGCTGCGTTACGAGTCGCAGTACGGCATTCCGGACCACAACGACCCTGCGCCGCGCCTGGGGTTTGCGCTGACGGTCGTCGGCAGGAAGGGAACGCCGCTGGTGCGGTTGCGTGGTGGCGTGGGGTTCTTTTACGACCGGTTTGGGGCGGGAAACATTCTGACGGCGGCGCGCGAGAACGGAGTGCTGCAGCAGACGGTTTTTCTGCAGAACCCGGATACGTTTCCAGGCCCGCCCGCTCCTGGCGGCAGTGGGGTGGTGACTTTCGCCGCGCAGGGGAGGCCGTCGACGGTGTACCAGATTGCGCCGGGGTTCCACTCGCCGTATGTGCTGGGTGAGGGGGTTACGGCGGAACGGGTGCTGTTTGGCGGGCGGGCCTCGGTCTCGTTTACGCGGGAGCACGGCACGCACCAGTTGCTGTCGCGCAATGCCAACGCACCGCTGAACGGTGTGCGCCCGCTGGGCGGGTCGCAGAACGTGTACCAGTTCGCGTCGCTGGGAACGTCGGACACGACAACGCTGGCGCCAAGCTATACAAGGTCGTTCGGAAGCCACGGGTTTGTGTGGGTGAACTACAGCTTCCGCTTCCGCGAGGCGGCGGGATTTGGGCCGGGCAGCTTTGTCTCAAACAGCTACGACGTCTCGGCTGACTACGGGCGCACACCGTACATGACACGGCACCGGCTGTTTGTGGGAAGTTCGTACAACCTGCCGTGGAATTTCAGCGGAACGGCGTTTCTGTCGATGCACTCGGCGACGCGGTTCAACGTGACGACCGGGCAGGACAACAATGGAGATTCCATCTTCAATGACCGGCCGGCGTTTGCGACGGACCTGAGCCGGCCGACGGTGGTGCGGACGGCGATCGGCAATTTCGACACGGCTCCGGTGGCCGGACAGAGGGTGATCCCCATCGACTATGGCGTTGCGCCGGGGCTGGTCTCGGTACAGGGGCAGTTTGGGCGGGAGTTTATCTTTGGGCCGAGGCTGGCGGCAGAGCCGACGGCACCGGGAGCCAAACCTGCGCCGCCGGATCGCTTCTTCCATTGCTTCTTTGGGGTGCAGGTGCAGAACCTGCTGAACCATGTGAACCGGTCGATGCCGATCGGGCAGTTGAGTTCGCCCTACTTCGGCCGGAGCTTGTCACTGAATGCGGAGCAGTCGCAGACCACCGCGGCGAACCGGGTGGTGAATGCGTTTCTGTCGCTCCGGTTCTGA
- a CDS encoding single-stranded DNA-binding protein codes for MAKGVNKVFLLGNVGKDPEMRATQGGMVIAQLTLATADRQKDQSGNWVDKTEWHNLVCFNRTAEIVRDYVKKGTQIFIEGKIQTRSWDDKESGQKKYRTEILVNELSLLGGRGGDREGGSSYGGGQSYGGNQSSGGYGGGQGGYSRGGGGGNNTASFDQRTPAPQDDYANEGITDDDIPF; via the coding sequence ATGGCAAAGGGTGTGAACAAGGTTTTCCTGCTGGGCAATGTGGGCAAAGACCCGGAAATGCGTGCGACGCAGGGCGGCATGGTCATTGCGCAGTTGACGCTGGCGACTGCCGACCGGCAGAAGGACCAGAGCGGCAACTGGGTCGATAAGACGGAGTGGCACAACCTGGTTTGCTTCAACCGCACCGCCGAGATCGTGCGTGACTACGTGAAGAAGGGAACGCAGATCTTCATCGAGGGCAAGATTCAGACGCGGTCGTGGGATGACAAGGAAAGCGGCCAGAAGAAGTACCGGACTGAAATCCTGGTGAACGAGTTGTCGTTGCTGGGTGGCCGTGGCGGCGACCGTGAAGGTGGATCGAGCTACGGTGGCGGCCAGAGCTACGGCGGTAACCAGAGTTCGGGTGGGTACGGCGGCGGCCAGGGCGGATACAGCCGTGGCGGCGGTGGTGGCAACAACACTGCCAGCTTCGACCAGAGGACACCGGCTCCGCAGGACGACTACGCGAATGAGGGGATCACGGACGACGATATCCCGTTCTAG
- the glmM gene encoding phosphoglucosamine mutase — protein sequence MRKLFGTDGIRGVAGVAPLDRRTVFAVGVALAKHAGNAPRVVLGMDTRESSEWIAATLAAGLRQGGATVESAGVITTPAVAFLTVSHGFSAGVVISASHNPWQDNGIKVFGPDGYKLPDATELAIEDEIFRQMEQDHADHEHEPVPEVEESDRAEYAQALLAAVTGLSLDGKRVVLDCANGAASAVAPQLFAGLKGEVQVRNASPDGRNINEGCGALHPEVVARMVVEAGADLGVTFDGDADRALFADRHGRVVNGDAVLLLAARDLKERGLLKGDVVVATTMSNMGLEAALKRDGIRMLRAPVGDKYVLEEMRNSGASLGGEQSGHILFQGRSTTGDGLLTALLVLDIVHRSGKSLDELIADLKTFPQVIVNVKVREKKPLETIPAVQTTIRAAEEELEDSGRVVIRYSGTEALARVMIEAEDEAAMRRHADAIAGAIRTELGV from the coding sequence ATGAGGAAGCTGTTTGGCACGGATGGCATTCGCGGCGTAGCGGGCGTGGCTCCGCTGGACCGGCGCACAGTGTTCGCGGTGGGTGTGGCGCTGGCGAAGCACGCGGGCAACGCGCCCCGGGTGGTGCTGGGCATGGACACGCGCGAGTCGAGCGAATGGATCGCGGCAACGCTGGCCGCGGGGCTGCGCCAGGGCGGAGCCACGGTGGAGAGCGCGGGCGTGATCACGACGCCGGCGGTAGCGTTCCTGACCGTGTCGCATGGTTTCAGCGCGGGCGTGGTGATTTCGGCGTCGCACAATCCGTGGCAGGACAACGGCATCAAGGTCTTCGGGCCGGACGGGTACAAGCTGCCGGATGCGACGGAGCTGGCCATCGAGGACGAGATCTTTCGGCAGATGGAGCAGGACCATGCGGACCACGAGCATGAGCCGGTGCCCGAGGTGGAAGAGAGCGACCGCGCCGAGTATGCGCAGGCGCTGCTGGCAGCGGTGACGGGCCTGTCGCTGGACGGGAAGCGCGTGGTGCTGGATTGCGCGAACGGAGCGGCGAGCGCCGTGGCTCCGCAGTTGTTCGCAGGGTTGAAGGGCGAAGTGCAGGTGCGTAACGCTTCGCCGGACGGGCGCAACATCAACGAGGGTTGCGGAGCGCTGCACCCGGAAGTCGTCGCGCGCATGGTGGTCGAGGCGGGTGCGGACCTGGGTGTGACGTTCGACGGAGACGCGGACCGCGCCCTGTTCGCGGACCGGCATGGGCGCGTGGTGAACGGGGATGCGGTGCTGTTGCTGGCAGCGCGCGACCTGAAAGAGCGCGGGTTGTTGAAGGGCGATGTGGTGGTGGCGACGACCATGTCAAACATGGGGCTGGAGGCCGCGCTGAAGCGGGACGGAATTCGCATGCTGCGCGCTCCCGTGGGTGACAAGTATGTGCTGGAGGAGATGCGGAACTCCGGCGCGTCGCTGGGTGGCGAGCAGAGCGGTCACATCCTGTTCCAGGGCCGCAGCACCACGGGCGACGGGCTGCTGACGGCGCTGCTGGTGCTGGACATCGTGCACCGGTCGGGCAAGTCGCTGGACGAGTTGATCGCGGACCTGAAGACGTTTCCGCAGGTGATCGTGAACGTGAAGGTGCGGGAGAAAAAGCCGCTGGAGACGATCCCAGCCGTGCAGACCACGATTCGCGCTGCGGAAGAGGAGCTGGAGGATTCGGGTCGAGTGGTGATTCGCTACTCGGGCACCGAGGCGCTGGCACGCGTGATGATCGAGGCGGAGGATGAGGCCGCCATGCGGCGGCATGCGGATGCGATTGCAGGGGCGATCCGGACGGAGCTTGGGGTTTAG
- the xseA gene encoding exodeoxyribonuclease VII large subunit: MEREPVAPSLAQLHVQRNRARQAKWSAEPTADALGQFGLLFEAPAPPVVEPIVEVAAAETRSVAPVPGPVTASVEVAPEVVRVAERAGVLPERTRDDAPWTVGELVGTLRGRLENHGTVWVVGEICNFRPAQSGHVYFTLKDGAAQVGAVLFRRQAAMLRWQPGDGAAVLLRGRLSVFEGRGQLQLIAEMLEPRGAGALQVQFEQLKAKLRDEGLFDAERKRALPAFPRRVGVVTSVQGAVIRDIVTVCRRRHGCMNLLVYPAAVQGTGAAVEIAAGIRYFNRVAEGGQPSQVVDLIVLARGGGSAEDLAAFNEEALARTIAASHLPVVSAVGHETDFTIADFVADLRAATPSAAAEMITESQHRVEERLQALESRLYRAVRFQQMSARQRFTRLATAGVLQRTQDGIERRQQRVDMLSERLERASIDVRRQAADRLRRLDARLQRQDVRAQLQHARTVLRSRVDRLEKLGAGLTVRSKHRLESASARLGALSPLAVLDRGYALAFTEGGAIVRSAEQLTAGERIVTRFASGSAVARVEEIRSREERGKDGA, translated from the coding sequence ATGGAACGCGAACCGGTGGCACCGAGCCTGGCGCAGTTGCATGTGCAGCGGAATCGCGCGCGGCAGGCGAAGTGGTCTGCGGAGCCGACGGCCGATGCGCTAGGTCAGTTCGGCCTGTTGTTTGAAGCACCGGCACCTCCGGTAGTTGAGCCGATTGTGGAAGTCGCTGCGGCGGAGACGCGGTCCGTTGCACCGGTACCGGGTCCGGTGACTGCGAGCGTGGAAGTTGCGCCCGAGGTGGTGCGGGTTGCTGAGCGGGCGGGCGTCTTACCGGAGCGCACGCGCGATGATGCGCCGTGGACCGTGGGCGAGCTGGTCGGGACGCTGCGTGGGCGGCTGGAGAACCACGGCACGGTGTGGGTCGTGGGTGAGATCTGCAACTTCCGCCCAGCGCAATCGGGACATGTTTACTTCACGCTGAAAGACGGCGCGGCGCAGGTGGGTGCGGTGCTGTTTCGCCGCCAGGCGGCGATGCTGCGCTGGCAGCCGGGCGATGGCGCGGCGGTATTGCTGCGTGGCCGGCTTTCCGTGTTCGAAGGCCGCGGACAACTGCAATTGATTGCCGAAATGCTGGAGCCGCGTGGCGCGGGCGCACTGCAGGTGCAGTTTGAGCAGTTGAAGGCGAAGCTGCGCGACGAGGGCTTGTTTGACGCGGAGCGCAAGCGCGCACTGCCGGCGTTTCCCCGGCGCGTGGGTGTTGTCACGTCGGTGCAGGGTGCCGTGATCCGGGACATTGTGACGGTGTGCCGTCGGCGGCATGGATGCATGAACCTCCTGGTGTACCCGGCGGCGGTGCAGGGTACGGGTGCGGCGGTGGAGATCGCAGCGGGGATCCGGTATTTCAACCGGGTTGCGGAGGGAGGCCAACCTTCGCAGGTGGTGGACCTGATCGTGCTGGCGCGCGGAGGTGGGTCGGCGGAGGACCTTGCGGCATTCAACGAAGAGGCGCTGGCGCGGACGATCGCGGCTTCGCATCTGCCAGTGGTGAGCGCCGTGGGTCACGAAACGGACTTCACGATTGCGGACTTTGTGGCAGACCTGCGCGCGGCTACGCCGAGCGCCGCGGCGGAGATGATTACGGAGTCGCAGCACCGGGTGGAAGAGCGGCTGCAGGCGCTGGAAAGCCGGCTGTATCGTGCGGTGCGCTTTCAGCAGATGAGCGCGCGGCAGAGGTTTACGCGCCTGGCCACGGCGGGTGTGCTGCAGCGGACGCAGGATGGGATCGAGCGAAGGCAGCAACGGGTGGACATGCTGAGTGAGCGGCTGGAGCGAGCCTCCATCGATGTACGGAGGCAGGCGGCAGACCGGTTGCGTAGGCTGGACGCGCGGCTGCAGCGGCAGGATGTGCGCGCGCAGTTGCAGCATGCGCGAACGGTGCTGCGGTCGCGGGTGGACCGGCTTGAGAAGCTGGGTGCAGGGTTGACGGTGCGGTCGAAGCACCGGCTGGAAAGCGCGTCGGCGCGGCTGGGCGCGTTGTCGCCACTGGCGGTGCTGGATCGAGGGTATGCGCTGGCGTTTACCGAAGGCGGAGCCATAGTGCGTTCAGCGGAGCAGTTGACGGCAGGGGAGCGCATCGTGACGCGGTTTGCAAGCGGCAGCGCGGTGGCGCGGGTGGAAGAGATTCGCAGCAGGGAAGAGCGGGGTAAGGACGGAGCATGA
- the cyaY gene encoding iron donor protein CyaY, translated as MMDETTFRREADRALHTLKQSLIEAEEDGGFEVEENGGVLNVVFDDPKGKFVFTPNTPVRQIWISALSTSFKLDWNGEAFALPKTGEALLPLTERLIGEHTGNPISLA; from the coding sequence ATGATGGACGAGACGACTTTTCGGCGCGAGGCAGACCGCGCGTTGCACACGCTGAAGCAGAGCCTGATCGAGGCCGAGGAAGACGGCGGCTTTGAGGTGGAAGAGAACGGCGGCGTGCTGAACGTGGTGTTCGACGACCCCAAGGGGAAGTTTGTGTTTACGCCGAATACGCCGGTGCGGCAGATCTGGATTTCGGCGCTGTCGACGAGCTTCAAGCTGGACTGGAATGGCGAGGCGTTTGCGCTGCCGAAGACGGGTGAAGCGCTGCTGCCGCTGACGGAGCGGCTGATCGGCGAGCATACCGGGAACCCGATCTCGCTGGCATAG
- the aroE gene encoding shikimate dehydrogenase yields MPPTLPSLPRICVALSGDGMASLAAETARSFPFLEFRLDTAPEPFEAVFEMGAFLRKHPAVRVIATCRRSSNGGQFAGTAADEVEMLRQAIAVGAHIVDLSLETAEELAINPHALAPLRRGPNALLLSWHDFHGTPPLAPVLDRMHRVGADLYKIVPTATTLRDSFALLDLLEAHSADRNLVAMSMGAPGTLTRILGPRFGSLFTFASPTSGTPTAPGQIDAATLRDLYRLESITPQTEVYAVFGKPISGSRSPVMLNTAFRTAGREAVYLPLETDNPDELFLAWRHLHLAGASVTMPLKETILPQLTELDPQARTAGAANTLQSLPDDSIRGSNTDILGILAPLDRHFAERGSTLSGKSALVLGAGGVARAALHALKQRGCQTFLTNRTLARADALAAETGATALPPDTLPGRHFDLVLNGTPYGMPTSTMAAPIDFSVTPCGLFFDLVYNPIETPLIRSAREHGIVVIPGVEMFLAQGAAQYQTWTGEPAPLDAMQAAVYRSIL; encoded by the coding sequence ATGCCGCCTACCCTGCCCAGCCTTCCCCGCATCTGCGTCGCCCTCAGCGGCGACGGCATGGCCAGCCTCGCCGCCGAAACCGCCCGGTCCTTCCCGTTTCTCGAATTCCGCCTCGACACCGCCCCTGAACCCTTCGAAGCCGTCTTCGAAATGGGCGCGTTCCTCCGCAAGCACCCGGCCGTCCGCGTCATCGCCACCTGCCGCCGCTCCAGCAACGGCGGCCAGTTCGCCGGCACCGCCGCCGACGAAGTCGAGATGCTCCGCCAGGCCATCGCCGTTGGTGCCCACATCGTCGATCTTTCGCTCGAAACCGCCGAAGAGCTCGCCATCAACCCGCACGCCCTCGCTCCCCTGCGCCGCGGGCCCAACGCCCTCCTGCTCTCGTGGCACGACTTCCACGGCACCCCACCCCTCGCGCCCGTGCTCGACCGCATGCACCGCGTCGGGGCCGACCTCTACAAGATCGTTCCCACCGCAACGACTCTCCGCGACAGCTTCGCCCTGCTTGACCTCCTCGAAGCCCACAGCGCCGACCGCAACCTGGTTGCCATGAGCATGGGGGCGCCCGGCACCCTCACCCGCATCCTCGGTCCACGCTTCGGATCGCTCTTCACCTTCGCCTCACCCACGTCCGGAACGCCTACCGCCCCCGGCCAGATCGATGCCGCCACCCTCCGCGACCTCTACCGCCTCGAATCCATCACGCCGCAAACCGAGGTCTACGCCGTCTTCGGTAAACCCATCTCCGGTTCGCGCTCGCCCGTCATGCTCAACACCGCCTTCCGCACCGCGGGGCGCGAAGCCGTCTATCTCCCGCTCGAGACCGACAATCCTGACGAGCTCTTCCTGGCCTGGCGCCACCTCCACCTCGCCGGCGCCAGCGTCACCATGCCGCTCAAAGAAACCATCCTGCCGCAGCTCACCGAGCTCGACCCGCAGGCCCGTACCGCGGGCGCGGCCAACACCTTGCAGAGCCTCCCGGACGACTCCATTCGCGGCAGCAACACCGACATTCTCGGCATCCTCGCTCCGCTCGACCGTCACTTTGCGGAGCGCGGGTCCACACTCTCGGGCAAATCCGCTCTCGTCCTCGGTGCCGGCGGAGTCGCGCGCGCCGCTCTCCACGCCCTCAAACAACGAGGCTGCCAGACATTCCTGACCAATCGCACCCTCGCCCGCGCCGACGCTCTCGCGGCGGAGACGGGCGCGACCGCACTGCCGCCTGACACCCTTCCTGGCCGGCACTTCGATCTCGTGCTCAACGGCACACCTTACGGCATGCCCACGTCCACCATGGCCGCTCCCATCGACTTCTCGGTCACCCCGTGCGGCCTCTTCTTCGACCTCGTCTACAACCCCATCGAGACACCGCTGATCCGCTCCGCCCGCGAACACGGCATCGTCGTCATCCCCGGAGTCGAAATGTTCCTCGCCCAGGGCGCAGCCCAGTACCAGACGTGGACCGGCGAACCAGCGCCACTCGACGCCATGCAGGCCGCGGTGTACCGCTCCATCCTCTAA
- a CDS encoding chloride channel protein produces MLRNYLAPDFKRSLLALPQYLVRWVPIAGIAGILAGAASALLIWSLNQATRIRESHLWLIALLPLAGLVEGLLYLYIGRDVSGGNNLIFEQIQQPTRRLQFRMTPLILLTTFMTHLFGGSAGREGTALQTGASLADQLTRPFRLDERGRRILLMAGLSAGFGSVFGAPLAGAVFGMEVLAIGSVSYDAILPCFVASLIGNITTSALTEHEAAFRVGYVPYLNVRTLVLAAIAGAIFGAVGLAFSWIAHQIELFFKNHVRYVPMRPFFGGVLVALAAAAIHSTRYLGLGARPIVEAFALRVSPWDWLGKLLFTALTLGAGFKGGEVTPLFFVGATLGNALSRFIALPMPLLAAMGFVGVFAGAANTPIASTLLAMELFGAEAGSFAAIACIFSYLFSGHSGIYRTQRVQVNKYGVITEVPANTITHPEDAIHPQHDNVQI; encoded by the coding sequence ATGCTTCGCAACTATCTCGCGCCTGACTTCAAACGCAGCCTGCTCGCCCTGCCGCAGTACCTCGTGCGCTGGGTTCCCATTGCTGGCATCGCCGGTATTCTGGCTGGCGCGGCGTCGGCTCTGCTCATCTGGTCGCTGAACCAGGCCACGCGCATCCGCGAATCGCACCTGTGGCTCATCGCCCTGCTGCCGCTTGCCGGCCTCGTCGAGGGCCTGCTCTACCTCTACATCGGGCGGGACGTCTCCGGCGGCAACAACCTCATCTTCGAACAGATCCAGCAACCCACGCGTCGCCTGCAGTTCCGCATGACGCCGCTGATCCTGCTCACCACCTTCATGACGCATCTGTTCGGCGGGTCCGCGGGCCGGGAAGGCACCGCGCTCCAGACCGGCGCATCCCTCGCCGATCAGCTCACCCGGCCCTTTCGCCTGGACGAGCGTGGCCGCCGCATCCTGCTCATGGCCGGCCTCAGCGCCGGCTTCGGCTCCGTCTTCGGCGCGCCTCTCGCCGGTGCCGTCTTCGGCATGGAGGTGCTCGCCATCGGTTCGGTCAGCTACGACGCCATCCTCCCCTGCTTCGTCGCTTCACTGATCGGCAACATCACCACCTCCGCGCTTACGGAGCATGAGGCCGCCTTCCGCGTCGGCTATGTTCCATATCTGAACGTGCGCACGCTCGTGCTGGCCGCCATCGCAGGCGCAATCTTCGGCGCGGTCGGCCTCGCCTTTTCCTGGATCGCTCACCAGATCGAGCTTTTCTTCAAGAACCATGTGCGCTACGTGCCCATGCGGCCCTTCTTCGGCGGCGTCCTCGTGGCGCTCGCTGCGGCTGCCATCCACAGCACACGCTACCTTGGTCTGGGTGCCCGCCCCATCGTGGAGGCGTTCGCCCTCCGCGTCAGTCCGTGGGACTGGCTCGGCAAGCTTCTCTTCACCGCGCTCACCCTGGGTGCTGGTTTCAAGGGCGGCGAAGTGACACCGCTCTTCTTCGTCGGTGCCACGCTCGGCAACGCCCTGTCCCGCTTCATCGCTTTACCGATGCCGCTGCTGGCGGCCATGGGTTTCGTGGGAGTCTTCGCCGGAGCAGCCAACACGCCCATCGCCTCCACCCTGCTCGCCATGGAGCTCTTCGGCGCGGAAGCCGGCAGCTTCGCCGCGATCGCCTGCATCTTCTCGTACCTGTTTTCCGGCCACTCCGGCATCTACCGTACGCAGCGCGTCCAGGTCAACAAGTACGGCGTGATCACAGAAGTTCCGGCCAACACGATCACGCATCCAGAGGATGCGATCCACCCGCAGCACGACAACGTCCAGATCTGA
- a CDS encoding tetratricopeptide repeat protein: protein MTTSRTNSALATNPLKSGPLYVSENRNLIAVIVGAVGVAILLLAVVLLYNHRSTVAQQKLSDAMRTYETPVVQPGQPVPAGERTFNTSEERARAANGEFAAVASSYGMTPAGRNALYLQGVTAQQMGQTATAEELLKKSAGSWNSDIAALSKLALAGLYHGSNRDAQAIEIYQELAKKPTTAVPGGLAQLQLADLYNSEGKKDQARKIYAEIKDKDPKSAAAEIATQNLGGAPAR from the coding sequence ATGACCACCTCCCGAACGAACTCCGCGCTTGCCACCAACCCGCTGAAGAGCGGACCGCTCTACGTTTCAGAAAACCGCAACCTGATTGCGGTGATCGTGGGCGCTGTTGGCGTGGCCATCCTCCTATTGGCCGTGGTCCTGCTGTACAACCACCGGTCGACGGTGGCCCAGCAGAAGTTGAGCGATGCCATGCGGACGTATGAGACGCCGGTGGTGCAGCCGGGCCAGCCGGTACCGGCGGGCGAGCGCACCTTCAACACGAGCGAGGAGCGGGCGCGCGCAGCCAACGGCGAATTTGCAGCAGTTGCAAGCAGCTATGGCATGACGCCGGCGGGACGCAATGCGCTGTACCTGCAGGGCGTGACGGCGCAGCAGATGGGTCAGACCGCAACGGCGGAGGAGCTGCTGAAGAAGTCGGCGGGATCGTGGAACAGTGACATCGCCGCGCTGTCGAAGCTGGCCTTGGCAGGGCTGTATCACGGGTCGAACCGCGACGCGCAGGCGATCGAGATCTACCAGGAGCTGGCGAAGAAGCCGACCACGGCGGTGCCGGGTGGGCTGGCACAGTTGCAGTTGGCTGACCTGTACAACAGCGAGGGCAAGAAGGACCAGGCTCGCAAGATCTACGCGGAGATCAAGGACAAGGATCCCAAGAGCGCTGCCGCGGAGATTGCGACGCAGAACCTGGGTGGAGCTCCGGCGCGGTAG